A single window of Jiangella alkaliphila DNA harbors:
- a CDS encoding Gfo/Idh/MocA family protein, whose translation MSDHVSAPLNVAVVGAGYWGPNLARNFAMAPDWELVAVCDLDEARAAKVARASGGADVETSLDRLLARDDVDAVAVATPARTHHPIATAALRAGKHVVVEKPLADTGERAAEIVDLAAERGLVLMTDHTYCYTPAVLKIAELVAEGALGDILFVDSIRINLGLVQPDVDVLWDLAPHDLSILDAVLPGGLRPVGVSAHGADPLGAGKACLAYLSMPLENGGMAHVHVNWLSPTKIRQMVIGGSRRTLVWDDLNPQQRLSVYDRGVDLAQTAATAPDRAAATVSYRLGDTWSPALPEKEALGLMVGEFAASIRERRAPRTDGTAGLRVLGVLEAASASLTAGGMFTSTTAGTHTEVLA comes from the coding sequence ATGAGTGATCACGTCAGCGCGCCGCTGAACGTCGCGGTGGTCGGCGCGGGGTACTGGGGGCCGAACCTGGCCCGCAACTTCGCGATGGCGCCGGACTGGGAGCTGGTGGCGGTGTGCGACCTCGACGAGGCCCGCGCCGCGAAGGTGGCGCGAGCCTCGGGCGGCGCCGACGTCGAGACATCGCTCGACCGCCTGCTGGCCCGCGACGACGTCGACGCGGTGGCCGTCGCGACGCCGGCCCGCACCCACCACCCGATCGCGACGGCCGCGCTGCGGGCGGGCAAGCACGTGGTGGTCGAGAAGCCGCTGGCCGACACCGGCGAGCGGGCCGCCGAGATAGTGGACCTCGCGGCCGAGCGCGGCCTCGTGCTGATGACCGACCACACCTACTGCTATACCCCGGCGGTGCTGAAGATCGCCGAGCTGGTGGCCGAGGGCGCGCTGGGCGACATCCTGTTCGTCGACTCCATCCGGATCAACCTCGGGCTGGTCCAGCCCGACGTCGACGTGCTGTGGGACCTCGCGCCGCACGACCTGTCCATCCTCGACGCCGTCCTGCCGGGCGGGCTGCGCCCGGTCGGGGTGTCCGCGCACGGCGCCGACCCGCTCGGCGCCGGCAAGGCGTGCCTGGCGTACCTGTCGATGCCGCTGGAGAACGGCGGCATGGCGCACGTGCACGTCAACTGGCTCAGCCCGACCAAGATCCGGCAGATGGTCATCGGCGGGAGCCGGCGCACGCTGGTCTGGGACGACCTCAACCCGCAGCAGCGGCTCAGCGTCTACGACCGCGGCGTCGACCTCGCCCAGACGGCGGCCACGGCGCCGGACCGCGCCGCGGCGACCGTCTCCTACCGGCTCGGCGACACCTGGTCGCCCGCGCTGCCGGAGAAGGAGGCGCTCGGCCTCATGGTCGGGGAGTTCGCCGCCAGCATCCGCGAGCGCCGGGCGCCGCGCACCGACGGCACCGCCGGGCTGCGCGTGCTGGGCGTGCTCGAGGCCGCGTCGGCGAGCCTGACGGCCGGCGGCATGTTCACCAGCACGACGGCCGGTACCCACACGGAGGTCCTTGCATGA
- a CDS encoding DUF4082 domain-containing protein — protein sequence MTANAAVDPCGPGGNPIVCENSKPGADPDEWEIDGAGDEGIQGFATDISVNVGSRIDFKIDTDARAYTIDIYRTGYYGGDGARWIQRVNPSATLPQIQPECMRDATTELFDCGNWGVSASWNVPSTAVSGVYIARLNRPDRDESSHITFIVRNDASTSDIVFQTSDTTWHAYNSYGGSDFYRGAANGRAYKISYNRPFATRGGIEARDFYFGAEYPMVRFLEQNGYDVSYIAGVDTDRRGNLLTNHETFLSVGHDEYWSGRQRTNVEAARDAGVNLAFFSGNEMYWRTRWEPSIAGPATNYRTLVSYKETWSYNKIDPVQTEWTGTWRDPRYAAPSTGAGRPENALIGTAYMVNYSDLPVTVNSAEGKLRMWRNTGLNNLASGTKVALAESTVGYESNEDVDNGFRPAGLIRMSTTQGAVAEYLQDFGNSVAPGETTHHITMYKAPSGARVFSAGSVQWSWGLDSVHDGWAVPADKRMRQATVNLLADLDAQPASLDPLLVAAAKTTDTTLPTAAITSPAAGVQLNNGANVTVSGTAADVGGVVAGVEVSTDGGATWHPATGTTSWSYTYVQKGSGPGDLRARAIDDSANIGTAVTRAVTVNCPCSIYGPTVPPVTSTDDGSSAELGLRFQPTTDGYVTGVRFYKGQGNTGTHVGSLWSSTGELLRNVTFQNETASGWQLARFNRPVAVTAGQTYVVSYLAPAGRYASQAFAFTASSLEAKPLRVAGGFGTAPAGVFGSPATFPNQSWNNTSYFVDVEFSLVDNSPLAVFDQWPLVDAASVPQDTVIRASLSKIVPAASVTMNVKDALGNQVAGSTSYDSATRTATFTPTNDLEGFVEYTVTVTANEPVAEGGTWTFRTARPPSAPGACPCGLYDETEVPGILEINDPGPVTLGVRFTPTRDGDVTGVQFYKGPNNTGTHVGTLWGPDGAQLGSVTFTDETGSGWQEATFAQPIRVLNDQQYTVAYRAPNGRYSATLDAFTTQGRDRTPLIAPVRAGAYTYGNGFPNESWTSAYLVDVVFDPTPTVPTVTQHLPAGGSVGVATNTNVGVTWTEPLSTTGTITVTPAGGQAVTGTTTRSADNLTVTFDPTSALAAGTTYTARHTGARTAEGATVPTSTWTFSTAPADGGCPCTLLGSTVPATPSASDAAPVELGTAFTPSRSGAVTAVRFYKGQGNTGTHTGSIWNSAGERIAQVTFTDETATGWQTATFAQPVNVQAGQTYVVSYFAPRGRYAADGGFFVNARTQGPLTAPAGNNGRYRYDGGFPQFSYESTNYYVDVVFVPSATLVTGQTPADGATDVGVNTTVRGVLHESVAGTPTMTLTGPNGAIAGQSSYSASTRTVTFTPSAALPYETGLTAVVSVGGTALGDGTWSFTTAEAPPGADGCPCSIFADTDTPASPNWNDPDAVQVGVRVTPSADGVITGVRFYKGPQNTGTHTGYLWSSSGQKLGEVTFTGETASGWQTMRFATPIDVTAGETYTASYYTTVGRYAVTGSAFASPLTRGPLTVPANGGAYVYGTGFPSGSAPHNYWVDVIYRSGS from the coding sequence GTGACGGCGAATGCCGCTGTCGACCCATGTGGGCCCGGCGGTAATCCGATCGTCTGCGAGAACTCCAAGCCGGGCGCCGATCCGGACGAATGGGAAATCGACGGAGCCGGCGACGAGGGCATTCAGGGTTTCGCCACCGACATCAGCGTGAACGTCGGCAGCCGCATCGATTTCAAGATCGACACCGACGCCCGGGCGTACACGATCGACATCTACCGGACCGGGTACTACGGCGGCGACGGCGCCCGCTGGATCCAACGGGTCAACCCGTCGGCGACGCTGCCGCAGATCCAGCCCGAGTGCATGCGCGACGCGACGACGGAGCTGTTCGACTGCGGCAACTGGGGCGTGTCGGCGTCGTGGAACGTGCCGTCGACCGCGGTGTCGGGCGTCTACATCGCCCGGCTGAACCGCCCCGACCGCGACGAGTCGAGCCACATCACCTTCATCGTGCGCAACGACGCCAGCACCTCGGACATCGTCTTCCAGACCTCCGACACGACCTGGCACGCATACAACTCCTACGGCGGGTCCGACTTCTACCGCGGCGCCGCCAACGGCCGCGCGTACAAGATCAGCTACAACCGGCCGTTCGCCACCCGCGGCGGCATCGAGGCGCGCGACTTCTACTTCGGCGCCGAGTACCCGATGGTCCGGTTCCTCGAGCAGAACGGCTACGACGTCAGCTACATCGCCGGCGTCGACACCGACCGCCGCGGCAACCTGCTGACCAACCACGAGACGTTCCTGTCCGTCGGCCACGACGAGTACTGGTCCGGCCGCCAGCGGACGAACGTCGAGGCCGCCCGTGACGCCGGGGTCAACCTGGCGTTCTTCAGCGGCAACGAGATGTACTGGCGGACCCGGTGGGAGCCGTCGATCGCCGGACCGGCCACCAACTACCGGACCCTGGTCTCGTACAAGGAGACCTGGAGCTACAACAAGATCGACCCGGTCCAGACGGAGTGGACCGGCACGTGGCGCGACCCGCGATACGCGGCGCCGTCGACGGGCGCCGGCCGGCCCGAGAACGCCCTCATCGGCACGGCGTACATGGTCAACTACTCCGACCTGCCGGTCACGGTGAACTCTGCCGAGGGCAAGCTGCGCATGTGGCGCAACACCGGGTTGAACAACCTGGCGTCCGGCACCAAGGTCGCGCTCGCCGAGAGCACCGTCGGCTACGAGTCGAACGAGGACGTCGACAACGGGTTCCGGCCCGCCGGACTCATCCGCATGTCGACCACGCAAGGCGCGGTCGCGGAGTACCTGCAGGACTTCGGCAACAGCGTCGCGCCGGGTGAGACCACGCACCACATCACCATGTACAAGGCGCCGAGCGGCGCGCGGGTGTTCTCGGCCGGCTCCGTGCAGTGGTCGTGGGGGCTCGACAGCGTCCACGACGGCTGGGCTGTCCCGGCGGACAAGCGGATGCGCCAGGCGACGGTGAACCTGCTGGCCGACCTCGACGCCCAGCCGGCCTCGCTCGACCCGCTGCTGGTCGCGGCCGCCAAGACCACCGACACCACGCTGCCGACGGCCGCCATCACGTCGCCGGCGGCCGGCGTCCAGCTGAACAACGGCGCCAACGTCACGGTCAGCGGCACCGCGGCCGACGTCGGCGGCGTCGTGGCTGGTGTCGAGGTGTCGACCGACGGCGGCGCCACCTGGCACCCGGCCACCGGCACCACCTCGTGGTCGTACACGTACGTCCAGAAGGGCTCCGGCCCGGGCGACCTGCGGGCGCGGGCCATCGACGACAGCGCCAACATCGGCACCGCCGTCACCCGCGCGGTCACGGTGAACTGCCCGTGCTCCATCTACGGGCCCACGGTGCCGCCGGTCACCAGCACCGACGACGGCTCGTCGGCCGAGCTGGGCCTGAGGTTCCAGCCGACCACCGACGGCTATGTCACCGGCGTCCGCTTCTACAAGGGCCAGGGCAACACCGGCACGCACGTCGGGTCGCTGTGGAGCTCGACCGGTGAGCTGCTGCGCAACGTGACCTTCCAGAACGAGACCGCCAGCGGCTGGCAGCTGGCCCGGTTCAACCGGCCGGTCGCCGTCACCGCGGGGCAGACGTACGTCGTGTCGTACCTCGCGCCGGCCGGGCGCTACGCCAGTCAGGCGTTCGCGTTCACGGCGAGCAGCCTCGAGGCGAAGCCGCTGCGGGTCGCCGGCGGGTTCGGTACCGCGCCGGCCGGCGTCTTCGGCTCGCCGGCCACGTTCCCGAACCAGAGCTGGAACAACACGTCCTACTTCGTCGACGTCGAGTTCTCGCTGGTCGACAACTCGCCGCTGGCCGTCTTCGACCAGTGGCCGCTGGTCGACGCGGCCAGCGTGCCCCAGGACACCGTCATCAGGGCGTCGCTGTCGAAGATCGTCCCGGCGGCGTCGGTGACGATGAATGTCAAGGACGCTCTGGGCAACCAGGTCGCGGGCAGCACGTCCTACGACTCCGCCACCCGGACAGCCACCTTCACACCGACCAACGACCTCGAGGGCTTCGTCGAGTACACCGTCACGGTGACGGCGAACGAGCCGGTGGCCGAGGGCGGCACGTGGACGTTCCGGACCGCGCGGCCGCCGTCGGCACCCGGCGCCTGCCCGTGCGGCCTCTACGACGAGACCGAGGTGCCGGGGATCCTCGAGATCAACGACCCCGGCCCGGTGACGCTCGGCGTCCGCTTCACGCCGACCCGCGACGGCGACGTCACCGGCGTGCAGTTCTACAAGGGGCCGAACAACACCGGCACGCACGTCGGCACCCTGTGGGGCCCCGACGGCGCGCAGCTCGGCTCGGTGACGTTCACCGACGAGACCGGCAGCGGCTGGCAGGAGGCCACGTTCGCGCAGCCGATCCGGGTGCTCAATGACCAGCAGTACACCGTCGCCTACCGCGCGCCCAACGGCCGCTACTCGGCCACACTCGACGCGTTCACCACGCAGGGGCGCGACCGGACGCCGCTGATCGCACCGGTGCGCGCGGGCGCCTACACCTACGGCAACGGCTTCCCGAACGAGTCGTGGACCAGCGCCTACCTGGTCGACGTCGTGTTCGACCCGACACCGACGGTGCCCACGGTCACCCAGCACCTGCCCGCGGGCGGTTCGGTGGGCGTAGCCACGAACACCAACGTCGGCGTCACCTGGACCGAGCCGCTGAGTACCACCGGCACGATCACCGTCACGCCCGCCGGCGGCCAAGCCGTCACCGGCACGACCACCCGGTCCGCCGACAACCTCACGGTGACGTTCGACCCGACGTCGGCGCTCGCCGCCGGCACGACCTACACCGCGCGGCACACCGGGGCGCGCACCGCCGAGGGCGCGACCGTGCCGACCAGCACGTGGACCTTCTCGACGGCGCCGGCCGACGGAGGCTGCCCGTGCACGCTGCTCGGCAGCACGGTGCCGGCGACGCCCAGCGCTTCTGACGCCGCCCCCGTCGAGCTGGGCACGGCCTTCACACCGTCGCGCAGCGGCGCGGTGACGGCGGTGCGGTTCTACAAGGGCCAGGGCAACACCGGCACGCACACCGGCTCGATCTGGAACTCCGCCGGCGAGCGCATCGCGCAGGTGACGTTCACCGACGAGACCGCGACCGGCTGGCAGACGGCGACGTTCGCGCAACCGGTGAACGTCCAGGCAGGGCAGACGTACGTCGTGTCGTACTTCGCGCCCAGGGGCCGCTACGCCGCCGACGGCGGGTTCTTCGTCAACGCCCGCACCCAAGGGCCGCTGACCGCGCCGGCCGGCAACAACGGGCGTTACCGCTACGACGGCGGCTTCCCGCAGTTCTCCTACGAGAGCACGAACTACTACGTCGACGTCGTGTTCGTGCCGTCGGCCACGTTGGTCACCGGGCAGACACCGGCCGACGGCGCCACCGATGTGGGCGTCAACACGACGGTCCGTGGCGTGCTGCACGAGTCGGTGGCGGGGACGCCGACGATGACGCTGACCGGGCCGAACGGCGCCATCGCCGGGCAGAGCTCCTACTCGGCGAGCACCCGGACGGTGACGTTCACGCCCAGCGCCGCGCTGCCCTATGAGACCGGGCTGACGGCGGTCGTGTCAGTCGGCGGCACCGCGCTCGGCGACGGCACGTGGAGCTTTACCACCGCCGAGGCGCCGCCCGGGGCGGACGGCTGCCCGTGCAGCATCTTCGCCGACACCGACACGCCCGCCAGCCCGAACTGGAACGACCCCGACGCCGTCCAGGTGGGCGTGCGGGTGACGCCGTCGGCCGACGGCGTCATCACCGGCGTCCGGTTCTACAAGGGCCCGCAGAACACCGGCACCCACACCGGGTACCTGTGGTCGTCGTCGGGGCAGAAGCTCGGCGAGGTGACGTTCACCGGCGAGACGGCCTCGGGCTGGCAGACCATGCGGTTCGCCACGCCCATCGACGTGACGGCCGGCGAAACCTACACCGCGTCCTACTACACCACGGTGGGCCGGTACGCCGTCACCGGCAGCGCCTTCGCCTCGCCGCTGACGCGCGGGCCACTCACCGTGCCGGCCAACGGCGGCGCCTACGTCTACGGCACGGGCTTCCCGTCCGGGTCGGCGCCGCACAACTACTGGGTCGACGTGATCTACCGATCGGGTTCGTGA
- a CDS encoding DegT/DnrJ/EryC1/StrS family aminotransferase codes for MNRVNVMRPWLGDEEVAAVAEAIRSGWVAQGPRVAAFEARFAAAMEVPHAIATSSCTTALHLALVVAGVGPGDDVVVPSFSFIATANAAVYVDARPVFADVDLATGNLTRDTVEAALTPATRAVIVVDQGGVPVDLDPIRDLCDPRGIVVIEDAACGAGSTYRGRPVGATAEITAWSFHPRKIITTGEGGMVTTGRDDWAGRARRLREHAMSVSAADRHASVLAPAEEYAEVGFNYRMTDLQAAMGLVQLDRLPEIVARRRALADVYAKQLADIPGLRPVADPAWGTGNFQSFWVEVEPEYPLGRESLLAHLAAADISARRGIMAAHHQPPYRHLTPAAGLPVTDRLTDHTLILPLFHELTESDQERVIAALRGPV; via the coding sequence ATGAACCGGGTCAACGTGATGCGCCCCTGGCTGGGCGACGAGGAGGTGGCCGCGGTCGCCGAGGCGATCCGGTCCGGCTGGGTCGCCCAGGGTCCGCGGGTCGCAGCCTTCGAGGCGCGGTTCGCCGCGGCCATGGAGGTGCCGCACGCGATCGCGACGTCGTCGTGCACGACGGCGCTGCACCTGGCGCTCGTCGTGGCCGGGGTGGGTCCGGGCGACGACGTCGTCGTGCCCTCGTTCTCGTTCATCGCGACGGCCAACGCGGCGGTCTACGTCGACGCGCGGCCGGTGTTCGCCGACGTCGACCTCGCCACCGGCAACCTCACCCGCGACACCGTCGAGGCCGCGCTCACGCCGGCCACCCGCGCCGTCATCGTGGTCGACCAGGGCGGCGTTCCCGTCGACCTCGACCCGATCCGCGACCTGTGCGACCCGCGCGGCATCGTCGTCATCGAGGACGCCGCGTGCGGTGCCGGCTCGACGTACCGGGGCCGGCCGGTCGGCGCCACGGCGGAGATCACGGCGTGGTCGTTCCACCCGCGCAAGATCATCACCACCGGTGAGGGCGGCATGGTCACCACCGGCCGCGACGACTGGGCCGGCCGGGCGCGGCGGCTGCGCGAGCACGCGATGAGCGTCTCGGCGGCCGACCGGCACGCCAGCGTGCTGGCCCCGGCCGAGGAGTACGCCGAGGTCGGCTTCAACTACCGGATGACCGACCTGCAGGCCGCGATGGGCCTGGTCCAGCTGGACCGGCTGCCCGAGATCGTCGCCCGCCGCCGCGCGCTGGCCGACGTCTACGCCAAGCAGCTCGCCGACATCCCGGGCCTGCGCCCGGTCGCCGACCCCGCGTGGGGAACCGGCAACTTCCAGTCCTTCTGGGTCGAGGTGGAGCCGGAGTACCCGCTGGGCCGCGAGTCGTTGCTCGCCCACCTGGCCGCCGCGGACATCTCCGCCCGCCGCGGCATCATGGCGGCGCACCACCAGCCGCCGTACCGGCATCTGACGCCGGCGGCGGGCCTGCCGGTGACGGACCGGCTCACCGACCACACGCTGATCCTGCCGCTGTTCCATGAGCTCACCGAGAGCGACCAGGAGCGCGTCATCGCCGCATTGCGAGGGCCTGTGTGA
- a CDS encoding NAD-dependent epimerase/dehydratase family protein: MTQLEGARVLVTGGAGTIGSTLVDQLLDAGVAHVDVLDNLVRGRRENLADALASGRVTLVEDDLRNRDAVHDLTRGKDLVFHQAAIRITQCAEEPRLALEVLVDATFTVFEAAAEHGVDKVVSASSASVYGLAEEFPTGERHHHHNNDTFYGAAKSFNEGMLRSFRAMYGLDHVILRYFNVYGPRMDVHGLYTEVLVRWMERIADGKPPLIFGDGLQTMDFVCVPDIARANVLAAASDITEGVYNVASGTETSLLDLATALLRAMDSDLGVEHGPERAVNGVTRRLADTSAARRDLGFEATIGLEDGLRQLVEWWRPLRDEIAAGRSLAGAR; this comes from the coding sequence ATGACCCAGCTCGAAGGCGCCCGCGTTCTCGTCACGGGCGGCGCCGGCACGATCGGCTCCACGCTCGTCGACCAGCTGCTCGACGCCGGCGTCGCGCACGTCGACGTCCTGGACAACCTGGTGCGGGGCCGGCGCGAGAACCTCGCCGACGCCCTGGCCAGCGGCCGCGTGACGCTGGTCGAGGATGACCTGCGCAACCGCGACGCCGTCCACGACCTCACCCGCGGCAAGGACCTGGTCTTCCACCAGGCCGCCATCCGGATCACCCAGTGCGCCGAGGAGCCGCGGCTGGCGCTCGAGGTGCTGGTCGACGCCACCTTCACCGTCTTCGAGGCGGCCGCCGAGCACGGCGTCGACAAGGTCGTCTCCGCGTCCAGCGCCTCCGTGTACGGCCTGGCCGAGGAGTTCCCGACCGGCGAGCGGCACCACCACCACAACAACGACACGTTCTACGGCGCGGCGAAGTCGTTCAACGAGGGCATGCTGCGCAGCTTCCGGGCGATGTACGGCCTCGACCACGTCATCCTGCGCTACTTCAACGTCTACGGCCCGCGGATGGACGTCCACGGTCTCTACACAGAGGTGCTGGTGCGCTGGATGGAGCGCATCGCCGACGGCAAGCCGCCGCTGATCTTCGGGGACGGGCTGCAGACGATGGACTTCGTCTGCGTGCCCGACATCGCCCGCGCGAACGTGCTGGCGGCCGCCAGCGACATCACCGAGGGCGTCTACAACGTCGCCAGCGGCACCGAGACGTCGCTGCTGGACCTCGCGACGGCGCTGCTGCGGGCCATGGACTCCGACCTGGGCGTCGAGCACGGCCCGGAGCGGGCGGTCAACGGCGTGACCCGGCGGCTGGCCGACACGTCGGCGGCCCGGCGCGACCTCGGCTTCGAGGCCACCATCGGGCTGGAGGACGGGCTGCGCCAGCTGGTCGAGTGGTGGCGGCCGCTGCGCGACGAGATCGCGGCCGGCCGGTCGCTGGCGGGAGCGCGATGA